The nucleotide sequence GTATGGGTAAAGGAAACGGAAAGACCGATACCAGGAATCTCGATGTGGAACACGAGTTGCCGCCCGCAGAGGGCGGAGAAGAGCGGCCTGACCCAACCCCGTTAGATAGCTCGGCGTCATCCGAAATCGATAAAGTACGAGCGGAACGCGACGCGTTGCTCGATCGGCTGGCGCGACTGCAGGCGGAATTTGACAATGCCCGCAAGCGCGCCGTGCGCGAGCAGCAGGACTTCCGCGAATTCGCCGCTGCTGACGTCATCAAGAGCATCCTGCCGGTGCTGGATAGCTTCGAGCGCGCGCTGAAAACGCCTTCCAGCGGCTCGAATGCAGATGATCTGCGGGGCGGCTTGGAACTGATTTACCGTCAATTTCAGGACGCGCTGCAAAAACTCGGAGTGCAGTCCATCGAGGCGGTCGGAAAGCCGTTCGATCCTCGTGTGCATGAAGCGGTCGAAATGGTAGAGACAAAAGACGTGGAAGACCACCAGGTTTTGGACGAATTTCAGCGTGGCTACAATTACAAAGGACGCATGCTGCGTCCAGCGATGGTGCGAGTGGCTAAGAACAGTGATTAGTGAATAGTGGTTGGTGACTAGTAAACTTCCGCACGCTGAGGTCGTTTTTCTAGCCACTCATCACTACCCACTAACCACTGTTTCGACGAAGGAGCAATCTGGCTAACAAGAGCAAACGCGACTACTACGAGGTCCTTGGCGTCACTCGTACGTCTACCGACGTTGAGATCAAGAGCGCTTACCGCAAGCTGGCGATGACGTATCATCCGGACCGCAATCCAAACAATCCCGAAGCGGAAGACAAATTCAAGGAGTTGACCGAAGCCTACGCGATTCTGGCGGACGCCGAAAAACGTTCGTTGTACGACCGCTTCGGACACGCCGGACTGGGTGGCGCGTCGGGCGGCGCAGCCGGTTTCGATCCTGCGATCTTCCAGGACTTCGGCGACATCTTCGGAGAATTCTTTGGCTTTGGCGACTTGTTCGGTGGCGGCGGAGGGCGTGGACGCTCTCGCGCTCAACGTGGCGCCGATCTGCGCGAGGATCTGAATCTCGAATTTGAAGAAGCTTTCTTCGGCGTTGAAAAGCACGTCAAGGTACGGCGGCATGAACCCTGCGATACATGTCGCGGATCGGGCGCTGCACCCGGCAAAGCGCCGGTCCAGTGCCGCTCCTGCAATGGTCGTGGGCAGGTACGCTATCAACAGGGATTCTTCAGCATCTCGCGCACGTGTCCAACCTGCCAGGGTGCCGGCAGCGTGATCACTGATCCCTGCCCGAAGTGCAAGGGCGAAGGGCGACAAGTGCGTGAGCGCACGGTGGAAGCAAAAGTCCCCGCCGGAGTCGAAGACGGCACACGCATTCGCTTTTCCGGATATGGTGAGGCCGGGGCATTCGGCGGACCAGCCGGCGATCTCTACGTTGTCCTCCACGTCAAAGAGCATGCTTTTTTTGAGCGCGAGGGTAACGATCTTCATTGCGTTGTGCCGATTTCGTTTCCGCAAGCCGCGCTCGGCACCGAGATCGTCGTCGCGACCATGGAAG is from Acidobacteriota bacterium and encodes:
- the grpE gene encoding nucleotide exchange factor GrpE, with amino-acid sequence MGKGNGKTDTRNLDVEHELPPAEGGEERPDPTPLDSSASSEIDKVRAERDALLDRLARLQAEFDNARKRAVREQQDFREFAAADVIKSILPVLDSFERALKTPSSGSNADDLRGGLELIYRQFQDALQKLGVQSIEAVGKPFDPRVHEAVEMVETKDVEDHQVLDEFQRGYNYKGRMLRPAMVRVAKNSD
- the dnaJ gene encoding molecular chaperone DnaJ, translating into MANKSKRDYYEVLGVTRTSTDVEIKSAYRKLAMTYHPDRNPNNPEAEDKFKELTEAYAILADAEKRSLYDRFGHAGLGGASGGAAGFDPAIFQDFGDIFGEFFGFGDLFGGGGGRGRSRAQRGADLREDLNLEFEEAFFGVEKHVKVRRHEPCDTCRGSGAAPGKAPVQCRSCNGRGQVRYQQGFFSISRTCPTCQGAGSVITDPCPKCKGEGRQVRERTVEAKVPAGVEDGTRIRFSGYGEAGAFGGPAGDLYVVLHVKEHAFFEREGNDLHCVVPISFPQAALGTEIVVATMEGEYTLKVPEGTQSGTSFRIRNRGVPVLNGHGKGDLYVEVRVQTPGKLTKRQRELLGELGQLSPVENKPQNRSLLGRMKDMFA